One part of the Populus alba chromosome 18, ASM523922v2, whole genome shotgun sequence genome encodes these proteins:
- the LOC118034357 gene encoding LOW QUALITY PROTEIN: probable LRR receptor-like serine/threonine-protein kinase At2g24230 (The sequence of the model RefSeq protein was modified relative to this genomic sequence to represent the inferred CDS: substituted 1 base at 1 genomic stop codon) produces the protein MGFGFFVSVLILSLFFKPLACQQPNTDGFFLSEFLKNMGLTSSPLYNFSASVCSWQGVFCDAKKEHVVEFLASGLGLSGSIPDTTIGKLSKLQALDLSNNKITSFPSDLWSLGLLNLLNLSSNKISGPLPSNVGNFGVLQTIDLSSNNFSGEIPAAISSLVSLRVLKLERNGFEGSIPSGILSCQSLYFIDLSMNKLDGSLPDGFGAAFPKLKTLNLAGNGIQGRDSDFSQMKSITTLNISGNSFQGSVMGVFQELLEVMDLSKNQFEGHISQVKFNSTYNWSRLVYLDLSDNQLSGGIFHDFSHASNLKYLNLAFNRFTEAEFPRIDMLSELEYLNLSKTSLIGHIPSEITQLSNLHTLDLSQNHLSGRIPLLTIKNLQVLDMSQNNLSGEIPLSLLENLPWMESYNFSYNNLTLCATEFSPETFQSHFSGSLDSCPIAANPGLFQRKVNHKGLKLSLGLALSVVFMLAGLLFLAFGCRRKSKMWEAKQTSYKEEQNISGPFSFQTDSTIWVADVKQANSVPVVIFEKPLSNITFADLLSATSNFDRGTLLAEGKFGPVYRGFLPGGIQVAVKVLVHGSTXIDQEAARELEYLGRIKHPNLVPLTGYCLAGDQRIAIYDYMENGNLQNLLHDLPLGIRTTEEWSTETWEEDDNNGIQNLGAEGLLTTWRFRHKIALGTARALAFLHHGCSPPIIHRDVKASSVYLDYNLEPRLSDFGLAKIFGNGLDEEIARGSPGYVPPELTDPDNDSPTPKSDVYCFGVVLFELITGKKPIGDDYAEEKNSTLVSWVRGLVRKSEGSRAIDPKIRNTGPEREMEEALKIGYLCTADLNSKRPSMQQIVGLLKDIEPTCYQ, from the coding sequence ATGGGTTTTGGTTTCTTTGTCTCTGTATTGATTCTTTCTCTGTTCTTCAAGCCTTTGGCTTGTCAACAACCCAATACAGATGGTTTCTTTCTCTCTGAGTTTTTGAAGAACATGGGCTTAACTTCTTCTCCGCTGTACAACTTTTCTGCTTCTGTTTGTTCATGGCAAGGTGTGTTCTGTGATGCCAAAAAAGAACATGTTGTTGAGTTTCTGGCTTCTGGTTTAGGCCTCTCTGGCTCTATTCCTGATACCACTATTGGTAAACTAAGCAAGCTACAAGCCTTGGATCTTAGCAACAACAAAATCACATCATTTCCTTCAGATTTGTGGAGTTTAGGCTTGCTGAATCTCCTCAATCTCTCTTCGAATAAGATTTCTGGCCCCCTTCCCAGCAACGTTGGTAATTTTGGCGTGCTTCAAACAATTGATCTATCAAGCAACAACTTTTCTGGTGAAATCCCTGCAGCAATAAGCTCTCTTGTTAGTTTGAGGGTGCTTAAACTCGAAAGAAATGGATTTGAAGGAAGCATTCCATCGGGAATTCTGAGTTGCCAGTCACTCTATTTTATTGACCTTTCAATGAATAAGCTGGATGGATCCTTACCAGATGGTTTTGGTGCTGCTTTTCCTAAGCTCAAAACCTTAAATCTTGCAGGAAATGGGATTCAAGGGCGGGACTCGGATTTCTCACAAATGAAGTCCATCACCACCCTTAACATCTCCGGGAATTCATTTCAGGGTTCAGTAATGGGTGTGTTTCAGGAGCTGTTGGAGGTGATGGACCTGAGCAAAAACCAGTTTGAAGGTCACATTTCTCAGGTAAAATTCAATTCTACCTACAATTGGTCTCGCTTGGTTTATTTGGACTTGTCAGATAATCAGCTCAGTGGAGGAATTTTCCATGATTTCAGTCATGCCTCCAATCTCAAGTACCTTAATCTTGCATTCAATAGATTCACTGAAGCAGAATTCCCGCGAATTGATATGCTTTCAGAATTAGAATATCTTAATTTGTCTAAAACTAGTCTCATTGGTCACATTCCGAGTGAAATCACACAATTGAGCAATTTGCACACACTTGATCTTTCTCAGAATCATCTCAGTGGCAGAATCCCTCTGCTAACTATCAAAAACCTTCAAGTTCTTGATATGTCACAAAACAATTTGAGTGGAGAAATCCCATTGTCCCTCTTGGAAAATCTCCCTTGGATGGAGAGCTACAATTTCTCCTACAACAATTTAACCCTTTGTGCCACAGAATTTTCACCTGAAACCTTCCAATCACACTTCTCTGGATCATTAGACAGCTGCCCAATTGCTGCAAACCCAGGCCTTTTTCAAAGAAAAGTCAACCACAAGGGATTAAAGCTTTCTCTGGGTTTAGCCCTTTCCGTGGTTTTCATGCTTGCTGGACTGCTATTTCTTGCCTTTGGTTGTAGAAGGAAATCCAAAATGTGGGAAGCAAAGCAAACCTCGTATAAGGAAGAGCAAAATATCTCAGGCCCGTTTTCCTTCCAGACTGATTCGACAATATGGGTTGCTGATGTCAAGCAGGCAAATTCAGTTCCAGTAGTGATTTTTGAGAAGCCATTGTCGAATATCACATTTGCAGACCTCTTGTCTGCAACTTCAAATTTTGATAGAGGCACCCTTTTAGCTGAAGGGAAATTTGGGCCTGTATATAGGGGATTTCTTCCTGGAGGAATTCAGGTAGCTGTAAAAGTGTTGGTCCATGGATCCACATGAATAGACCAAGAAGCTGCCAGAGAACTTGAGTACCTTGGTCGAATTAAGCACCCCAATCTTGTACCATTGACTGGTTACTGCTTGGCCGGGGATCAAAGAATTGCAATATACGATTATATGGAGAACGGGAACTTGCAAAATTTGCTCCATGACTTGCCGCTCGGGATCCGAACAACTGAAGAATGGAGCACAGAAACATGGGAGGAAGATGACAATAATGGAATTCAAAATCTTGGCGCTGAAGGGTTATTAACAACCTGGAGATTCAGACACAAAATTGCCCTTGGAACTGCTCGTGCATTGGCATTTCTTCATCATGGCTGCTCACCTCCAATTATTCATAGAGATGTCAAAGCTAGTAGTGTTTATCTAGATTATAACTTGGAGCCAAGATTATCTGATTTTGGCCTGGCCAAGATCTTTGGCAATGGTTTAGATGAGGAGATTGCTCGTGGCTCACCTGGTTATGTTCCACCAGAGCTTACTGATCCAGACAACGACAGCCCTACTCCAAAATCTGATGTATATTGCTTCGGTGTTGTTTTATTTGAGCTAATTACTGGGAAAAAGCCAATCGGAGATGATTATGCTGAAGAGAAAAACTCCACTCTAGTTAGTTGGGTTAGAGGATTGGTAAGGAAGAGCGAAGGGTCCAGAGCAATTGAT